A region from the Haloarcula limicola genome encodes:
- a CDS encoding winged helix-turn-helix domain-containing protein → MASADLLQTLGNKYSAEILDATDEPASAQELSDQLGIPIATCYRRIDELTEHDLLELHDNILSDDRRRIKVYRRNVDEVRVDFDDELTVHVEERSEVTNKLDEAWRTLSADR, encoded by the coding sequence ATGGCTTCAGCGGATCTTCTCCAGACGTTGGGGAACAAATACAGCGCCGAGATCCTCGACGCGACCGACGAACCGGCGTCAGCCCAAGAGCTGAGCGACCAACTCGGGATCCCCATCGCTACCTGCTACCGACGCATCGACGAGCTGACCGAACACGACCTGCTCGAACTCCACGACAACATCCTCTCGGACGACCGGCGACGCATCAAGGTGTACCGCCGGAACGTCGACGAGGTCCGCGTCGACTTCGATGACGAACTGACCGTTCACGTAGAGGAACGCTCCGAGGTCACCAACAAACTCGACGAGGCCTGGCGAACGCTCTCTGCTGACCGCTGA
- a CDS encoding RAD55 family ATPase: MIELTKTGIDGLDDILNGGIVKDSTTLISGNPGAGKSILCLQYIYNGVEMFDEKGIYLTFEENESDLREAAESLGFDKWAEFVENGDIKVYDKQVLLRENDFSSSLDILLDDLEDDQYDRLVLDSLAMFELFFENEREKRTYLLKFTDILRENGLTSLLTNEQGAVFPDTEIGLANYLTDGNIYLIQTPTDSGVNRYVWVAKMRKQNIETDIYPMEIDWGGLKVHQNASAFSMMSDEDSPL; this comes from the coding sequence ATGATCGAGCTAACGAAGACGGGCATCGACGGCCTCGACGACATCCTCAACGGCGGTATCGTGAAAGACTCGACGACGCTCATCAGCGGTAACCCCGGTGCCGGAAAGTCGATCCTCTGCCTCCAGTACATCTACAACGGCGTCGAGATGTTCGACGAGAAGGGCATCTACCTCACCTTCGAGGAGAACGAATCCGACCTCCGAGAAGCCGCCGAGTCACTCGGCTTCGATAAGTGGGCCGAATTCGTCGAAAACGGCGACATCAAGGTCTACGACAAGCAGGTGCTCCTCCGAGAGAACGACTTCTCCTCCTCGCTGGACATCCTCTTAGACGACTTGGAGGACGACCAGTACGACCGACTGGTGCTCGACTCGCTCGCGATGTTCGAGCTGTTCTTCGAGAACGAGCGCGAGAAGCGCACGTACCTGCTCAAGTTCACCGATATCCTCCGTGAGAACGGACTGACCTCGCTGCTGACCAACGAACAGGGCGCGGTGTTTCCGGACACCGAGATCGGCCTCGCGAACTACCTCACCGACGGGAACATCTACCTCATCCAGACGCCGACCGACTCCGGCGTCAACCGCTACGTCTGGGTGGCGAAGATGCGAAAGCAGAACATCGAGACGGACATCTATCCGATGGAGATCGATTGGGGCGGGCTGAAGGTCCACCAGAACGCCAGCGCCTTCTCGATGATGAGCGACGAGGACTCGCCGCTGTAA
- a CDS encoding chemotaxis protein CheW: MSAQSATTGQVLEFALGGETYCVSIDYVTEIVDVGDLTQVPNAPRYVEGVMDLRGRTTSIVDPKVVFGIDDAGAGKRVIVFDPDIVKNQSAVGWLVDEVDQVVQITPDQIDRSPGNDAGSIHGVVKRDEAFVIWVDPAVVHSEA; encoded by the coding sequence ATGTCAGCTCAGTCAGCCACAACCGGCCAAGTGCTCGAATTCGCACTCGGCGGGGAAACGTACTGCGTCAGTATCGACTACGTCACCGAGATCGTCGACGTCGGCGACCTGACGCAGGTCCCCAACGCGCCCCGCTACGTCGAGGGGGTCATGGACCTCCGAGGGCGGACGACGTCCATCGTCGACCCCAAGGTCGTCTTCGGGATCGACGACGCCGGCGCGGGCAAGCGCGTCATCGTCTTCGACCCGGATATCGTGAAGAACCAGAGCGCCGTCGGGTGGTTGGTCGACGAAGTCGATCAGGTCGTCCAGATAACGCCCGACCAGATAGACCGGTCGCCGGGCAACGACGCCGGGTCTATCCACGGCGTCGTCAAGCGCGACGAAGCGTTCGTCATCTGGGTCGACCCCGCAGTCGTCCATAGTGAAGCCTGA
- a CDS encoding protein-glutamate methylesterase/protein-glutamine glutaminase, with amino-acid sequence MAGAAPRAVVADDSHFMRSVISDMLEEGGIDVVAEARNGREAVAAVRDHGPDVVTMDVEMPEMNGIEATERIMGERPTPVLMLSAHTDENADVTFEALDKGAVDFFTKPGGEVSMEMSRLKDQLVDIVTSVAEAGVRGAGASDANAGAQSRSTSTGTTDSRSTEASRTYVADPTVVIGSSTGGPKMVEQVLSELPAAADLRILVVQHMPEGFTGRFAERIDARSEYDVREAIDGARIGGGEALVAAGDSHMEIKNYRNGRLRVKLTKDEPVNSVRPAVDVTMATAAATIDDPLVGVILTGMGEDGADGIRRIKAAGGRTIAQDEATSAVYGMPQRAAETGCVDSVLPIDDVAGGILATITTEVTP; translated from the coding sequence ATGGCCGGTGCCGCCCCGCGCGCAGTCGTGGCCGACGACTCTCACTTCATGCGAAGCGTCATCTCCGACATGCTCGAAGAAGGGGGGATCGACGTCGTCGCCGAGGCCCGCAACGGACGCGAGGCCGTGGCGGCGGTCCGCGACCACGGGCCGGACGTCGTGACGATGGACGTCGAAATGCCGGAGATGAACGGGATCGAGGCCACCGAACGGATCATGGGCGAGCGGCCGACGCCCGTGTTGATGCTCTCGGCCCACACCGACGAGAACGCCGACGTGACCTTCGAGGCGCTCGATAAGGGGGCCGTGGACTTCTTCACGAAGCCCGGCGGCGAGGTGTCGATGGAGATGTCCCGGCTGAAGGACCAACTCGTCGACATCGTGACATCCGTCGCCGAAGCCGGCGTCCGCGGCGCAGGCGCTTCCGATGCGAACGCGGGGGCGCAGAGTCGCTCCACCTCTACTGGAACGACCGACAGTCGCTCGACCGAGGCGTCCCGGACGTACGTCGCGGACCCGACGGTCGTCATCGGCTCGTCGACCGGCGGACCGAAGATGGTCGAGCAGGTGCTGTCGGAGCTACCGGCCGCGGCCGACCTCCGAATCCTCGTCGTCCAGCACATGCCCGAGGGATTCACCGGGCGCTTCGCCGAGCGCATCGACGCGCGTAGCGAGTACGACGTTCGGGAGGCGATCGACGGCGCGCGAATCGGGGGCGGCGAGGCGCTCGTCGCCGCCGGCGACAGCCACATGGAGATCAAGAACTACCGGAACGGCCGGCTCCGCGTGAAACTGACGAAGGACGAGCCGGTCAACAGCGTCCGACCGGCCGTCGACGTGACGATGGCGACGGCCGCGGCGACCATCGACGACCCGCTCGTCGGCGTCATCCTCACCGGGATGGGCGAGGACGGCGCGGACGGCATCCGCCGGATCAAGGCCGCCGGCGGGCGGACCATCGCACAGGACGAGGCCACGTCCGCCGTCTACGGGATGCCCCAGCGGGCGGCCGAGACCGGCTGCGTGGATTCGGTGCTCCCCATCGACGACGTGGCGGGCGGCATTTTAGCGACGATCACGACCGAGGTGACCCCATAA
- the cheA gene encoding chemotaxis protein CheA — MDDQYLDAFIRESEEAITELNNSLLDLESDPSDRAAMDSIFRTAHTLKGNFGAMGFTDAANLAHAMEDLLDAMRQGEMDVTPDVMDLVFAGVDRIEVIVNEIEAEGESQTTTDETVGELRAVLESGAAAAGTGAAAGAGAAAAGSAVAAASEDGQTADIDVETDLDPVDAEERVVRATIGVGESDMLGVDSMLALEGIEDAFEILEFSPDRAAIEDGEFEERFTLYLDAPDAATVDAELASVGKVDSFEATDVTEALSADEGGDADPPSPAPGATEGGEEEHSVDEIKSVRVDVDQLDDLHGLVEQLVTSRIKLRRSVEQNDLDSAGETLNELDKITANLQNTVMDMRLIPLKKVVGKFPRLVRDLARNLEKDVDFEIEGEDIELDRTILTEISDPLMHILRNAVDHGIEAPAMREGKGKSPTGHITLRASRERDHVIIEVDDDGAGLDVEGIRQKAVEKGVRSPEELDAMDDSAVYDLVFHPGFSTAEEVTDTSGRGVGMDVVHDTVTQLDGSVNVESTEGEGTTVSLRLPVTMAIVKVLFVEVGDEEYGIPIKNVDEITATGAVKQVNGKEVIKHNDDIYPVVHLDDAFEVPGETANGDGMLVRIRESERQIALHCDSVNSQEEVVVKPLEGILSGTAGLSGTAVLGDGNIVHILDVVTL, encoded by the coding sequence ATGGACGACCAGTATCTAGACGCGTTTATCCGCGAGAGCGAGGAAGCGATAACCGAACTGAACAACTCCCTGTTGGACCTTGAGTCCGACCCGTCCGACCGGGCGGCGATGGACTCCATCTTCCGCACCGCCCACACGCTGAAGGGGAACTTCGGCGCGATGGGCTTCACCGACGCGGCGAACCTCGCGCACGCGATGGAGGACCTCCTCGACGCGATGCGACAGGGCGAGATGGACGTCACCCCGGACGTGATGGACCTCGTCTTCGCGGGCGTCGACCGGATCGAGGTCATCGTCAACGAGATCGAGGCCGAGGGCGAGTCACAGACGACCACCGACGAGACGGTCGGGGAGCTGCGTGCGGTGCTCGAATCGGGCGCGGCGGCCGCCGGCACCGGCGCGGCTGCCGGCGCTGGTGCAGCGGCCGCGGGAAGCGCCGTGGCTGCGGCGAGTGAGGACGGCCAGACGGCCGACATCGACGTCGAGACCGACCTCGACCCGGTCGACGCCGAGGAGCGGGTCGTTCGCGCGACGATCGGCGTCGGCGAGTCGGACATGCTCGGCGTCGACTCGATGCTTGCCTTGGAGGGCATCGAAGACGCCTTCGAGATCCTCGAGTTCTCGCCCGACCGGGCGGCCATCGAGGACGGCGAGTTCGAGGAGAGGTTCACGCTCTACCTCGACGCGCCGGACGCCGCGACGGTCGACGCCGAGCTGGCGTCGGTCGGCAAGGTCGACTCCTTCGAGGCGACGGACGTGACCGAGGCGCTCTCGGCCGACGAGGGCGGCGACGCCGACCCCCCGAGTCCCGCTCCCGGAGCGACCGAGGGCGGCGAGGAAGAGCACAGCGTCGACGAGATCAAGTCCGTCCGCGTCGACGTCGACCAGCTCGACGACTTACACGGGCTGGTCGAGCAACTGGTGACGAGCCGCATCAAGCTCCGGCGCTCCGTCGAGCAGAACGACCTCGACTCGGCCGGCGAGACGCTGAACGAACTGGACAAGATAACGGCGAACCTCCAGAACACGGTGATGGACATGCGGCTCATCCCGCTGAAGAAGGTCGTCGGGAAATTCCCGCGGCTGGTCCGCGACCTCGCCCGGAACTTAGAGAAGGACGTCGACTTCGAGATCGAGGGCGAGGACATCGAACTCGACCGCACCATCCTCACTGAGATCTCGGACCCGCTGATGCACATTCTCCGGAACGCCGTCGACCACGGCATCGAAGCGCCGGCGATGCGCGAGGGGAAGGGGAAGTCCCCGACGGGACACATCACGCTGCGGGCCTCCCGCGAACGCGACCACGTCATCATCGAAGTCGATGACGACGGCGCGGGACTTGACGTGGAGGGGATCAGGCAGAAAGCCGTCGAGAAGGGCGTTCGCTCGCCGGAGGAACTCGACGCGATGGACGACTCGGCCGTCTACGACCTTGTCTTCCACCCCGGCTTCTCGACGGCCGAGGAGGTGACGGACACCAGCGGCCGCGGCGTCGGGATGGACGTGGTCCACGACACCGTCACGCAACTCGACGGGTCAGTCAACGTCGAGTCCACCGAGGGCGAGGGGACGACCGTCTCCCTCCGCCTGCCCGTGACGATGGCCATCGTGAAGGTGCTGTTCGTCGAGGTGGGCGACGAGGAGTACGGCATCCCCATCAAGAACGTCGACGAGATAACGGCGACCGGCGCGGTGAAACAGGTCAACGGGAAGGAGGTCATCAAGCACAACGACGACATCTACCCGGTCGTCCACTTGGACGACGCCTTCGAAGTCCCCGGCGAGACGGCGAACGGCGACGGAATGCTCGTCCGCATCCGGGAGTCCGAACGCCAGATCGCGCTCCACTGTGACTCGGTCAACAGCCAGGAGGAAGTCGTCGTCAAGCCCCTGGAGGGCATCCTCTCCGGGACCGCCGGCCTCTCCGGGACCGCCGTGCTCGGCGACGGCAACATCGTCCACATCCTCGACGTGGTGACGCTATGA
- a CDS encoding CheR family methyltransferase, producing the protein MSGDTEGRQFDRLLSFIGSEMDFESSFYNDAYLDRRITARMRRTDTDGYGAYRRLLERDDGEREKLLDSLSINVTGFFRNPDAWEQLRSVLRELTAENDRVRVWSAPSADGREPYSAAMLALDDPRIDAGRVEITGTDINADILREARKATYRTSQTTDIAEELAPLSDYAEYVEEDGDTFEVRDAVTDMVTFQRHDLIRGDPKRDFDLVFCRNLLIYIDAEYKVPIFETIRGSLREGGYLMIGMTETLPTACRDSFEPVDKQHRIYRRV; encoded by the coding sequence ATGAGCGGCGACACCGAGGGCCGGCAGTTCGACCGCCTGCTGTCGTTCATCGGGTCGGAGATGGACTTCGAGTCCTCGTTCTACAACGACGCGTACCTCGACCGTCGCATCACCGCGCGGATGCGACGAACCGATACCGACGGTTACGGCGCGTACAGGCGACTCCTCGAACGAGACGACGGCGAGCGCGAGAAACTCCTCGATTCCCTCTCGATCAACGTCACCGGCTTCTTCCGGAACCCGGACGCGTGGGAGCAGCTGCGCTCGGTCCTGCGCGAGCTGACGGCCGAGAACGACAGAGTCAGGGTGTGGTCCGCGCCGAGCGCCGACGGACGGGAGCCGTACTCGGCGGCGATGCTGGCGCTCGACGACCCCCGGATCGACGCCGGTCGCGTCGAGATCACCGGGACCGACATCAACGCCGACATCCTCCGAGAGGCCCGGAAAGCGACCTACCGGACCTCACAGACGACGGACATCGCCGAGGAGCTCGCGCCGCTCAGCGACTACGCCGAGTACGTCGAGGAGGACGGCGACACGTTCGAGGTCCGCGACGCCGTCACGGACATGGTCACGTTCCAGCGACACGACCTCATCCGCGGCGACCCCAAGCGGGACTTCGACCTGGTGTTCTGTCGGAACCTCCTCATCTACATCGACGCCGAGTACAAGGTCCCCATCTTCGAGACGATCCGCGGGTCGCTCCGGGAGGGCGGCTACCTCATGATCGGGATGACCGAGACGCTCCCGACGGCCTGTCGGGACTCGTTCGAACCCGTCGACAAGCAACACCGCATCTACCGCCGGGTGTAG
- a CDS encoding HEAT repeat domain-containing protein encodes MSLYELERDGEIQELIRVLRESDNERVRTRAAELLGNFERHDDRRDAVNALVGAAQGDSSAVTAAAIDSLDELGEGAIERLIGEMAGVELDGDAADWVTAKAFVRALSADVPELRMAAANGLGRLGQADTVPQLAERFDDPDPRVRARAARSAGKIGDSRAAGPLESLLTDPKSAVRREAAEALGNVGNRQALQALLPMYEDDDERVRRIAVGAFGNFENGRPVDYLVEALSDESGAVRRTAVYSLVELLSNVPTERSHDIRDTVVERLSNTDDRSVVVPLAEILEESTQAAQRRNTAWLLGRVTSDRERDRVIDGLVEALSDDDRMLRQFAATSLAELGGPDNMVERRLLPVVQDGTVDPQIRGQAIFTLGKVGGERSRKALDKLIDDTDEDAVRQKAFSAISKLGGRG; translated from the coding sequence ATGAGCCTCTACGAACTCGAACGCGACGGCGAGATACAGGAACTCATCCGGGTGTTGCGCGAGAGCGACAACGAGCGCGTCCGGACCCGCGCGGCCGAGCTATTGGGGAACTTCGAGCGCCATGACGACCGACGGGACGCCGTCAACGCGCTGGTCGGGGCGGCACAGGGTGACAGCAGCGCCGTCACCGCGGCGGCCATCGACTCGCTCGACGAACTCGGGGAGGGAGCCATCGAGCGGCTCATCGGCGAGATGGCCGGCGTCGAACTGGACGGCGACGCGGCCGACTGGGTGACCGCGAAGGCGTTCGTCCGGGCGCTCTCGGCGGACGTCCCCGAACTCCGGATGGCCGCCGCCAACGGGTTGGGCCGGCTGGGACAGGCCGACACCGTCCCGCAACTGGCCGAGCGCTTCGACGACCCCGATCCGCGGGTTCGAGCGCGGGCCGCCCGGTCAGCGGGGAAGATCGGCGACTCGCGAGCCGCGGGGCCGCTCGAATCGTTGCTGACGGACCCGAAGAGCGCGGTGCGCCGAGAGGCCGCCGAGGCGCTGGGCAACGTCGGCAACCGACAGGCGCTGCAGGCGCTGCTGCCGATGTACGAGGACGACGACGAGCGCGTCCGCCGGATCGCCGTCGGCGCGTTCGGCAACTTCGAGAACGGCCGCCCCGTCGACTATCTGGTGGAGGCCCTCTCCGACGAGTCCGGGGCCGTCCGCCGGACCGCGGTGTACTCGCTCGTCGAACTCCTCTCGAACGTCCCGACCGAACGGAGCCACGACATCCGCGACACCGTCGTCGAGAGGCTCTCGAACACCGACGACCGGAGCGTCGTCGTGCCGCTGGCGGAGATACTCGAAGAGAGCACGCAGGCCGCCCAGCGGCGCAACACCGCGTGGCTGCTGGGCCGAGTCACGAGCGACCGGGAGCGCGACCGCGTCATCGACGGGCTCGTCGAGGCGCTCTCCGACGATGACCGGATGCTCCGCCAGTTCGCCGCGACGAGCCTGGCGGAACTCGGCGGCCCGGACAACATGGTCGAACGCCGTCTGTTGCCCGTCGTTCAGGACGGGACCGTCGACCCGCAGATCCGGGGCCAGGCGATCTTCACGCTCGGGAAGGTCGGCGGCGAGCGCTCGCGGAAGGCGCTGGATAAACTCATCGACGACACCGACGAAGACGCGGTCCGGCAGAAGGCCTTCTCGGCCATCTCGAAACTCGGTGGGCGCGGATGA
- a CDS encoding CheF family chemotaxis protein, producing MSDGERALADSKGKFVQVVRDGRKRNDIEWLPGRVVLSNRRLVLATNQGKRTLPLSKVTSVTASQMNQSLAQVDGYVKLQAGRDVWLVSATAGAFEVELYRALLDQIVVLVRHPAVKGGVVQDTEWEKARLKLDDESDETIDLATASGTFVELDIDDVGTVEAKRKEIRGEERPLLEVEHTIDGTSVETYISGTPRHVSLVEGLVRQGERRNAADDVDLAPEETQVLMALYSGISPFEIPDFVDMDIDEVERVYDRLIEADILEPVRTRREVQLEARGRSIAGEAIADQ from the coding sequence ATGAGCGACGGCGAGCGCGCGCTGGCCGACTCGAAGGGGAAGTTCGTGCAGGTGGTCAGAGACGGCCGGAAGCGAAACGACATCGAGTGGCTTCCGGGCCGCGTCGTCCTCTCGAACAGACGGTTGGTGCTGGCGACGAACCAGGGCAAGCGCACGCTCCCGCTCTCGAAGGTCACGAGCGTCACCGCCAGCCAGATGAACCAGTCGCTCGCGCAGGTCGACGGCTACGTCAAACTGCAGGCCGGCCGGGACGTGTGGCTGGTGTCGGCGACCGCCGGGGCGTTCGAAGTGGAACTCTATCGCGCGTTGCTCGACCAGATCGTCGTCCTCGTCAGACACCCTGCAGTGAAAGGCGGGGTCGTCCAGGATACCGAGTGGGAGAAGGCCCGGCTGAAACTCGACGACGAGAGCGACGAGACCATCGACCTCGCCACCGCCAGCGGCACGTTCGTCGAGCTCGACATCGACGACGTGGGCACCGTCGAAGCCAAGCGAAAGGAGATCCGAGGCGAGGAGCGCCCGCTGCTGGAGGTCGAACACACCATCGACGGCACGAGCGTCGAGACGTACATCTCCGGGACGCCGCGGCACGTCTCGCTCGTCGAGGGGTTGGTCCGTCAGGGCGAGCGGCGAAACGCCGCCGACGACGTGGACCTCGCCCCCGAGGAGACGCAGGTGTTGATGGCGCTGTACTCGGGCATCTCGCCGTTCGAGATCCCCGACTTCGTCGACATGGACATCGACGAGGTAGAGCGCGTCTACGACCGCCTCATCGAGGCGGACATCTTAGAACCCGTCCGCACCCGCCGCGAGGTCCAGTTAGAGGCCCGCGGGCGCTCCATCGCGGGCGAGGCCATCGCCGACCAGTAG
- a CDS encoding sodium:solute symporter family transporter — MVTTAVALGLTVFTLAAFAALGVWYTRGREGSADDFLTARDSVGEGRLTATLVASVMGVWILLSAPEAGAGFGIAAVVGYAVGEAAPMLAYSRLGPRVRELLPKGHSLTEYAHARYGSMMYGFVLLVSALYMFVFVAAELTGIASALSLVAGVPQWQTATLVGGFVLLYTSYGGLRATIVTDTVQAVLVLPILAVVVGVVVLSLGGPGAVYSGVVETNPALVDAGFLPGLQFGLGLAFAILGAELVNQTWWQRIYAGRDGETVARGFRNATLLNSALVFVAAVLGIVAVGHADVVTDASSAAYNADVAFFVLVESVFGEWLLLGVVLLALLLVVSSVDSLFSALSSLVTADLPRLLAEPDDRTLRLGARALTAVVAVAAIYVSLRARSVLRLFFFADLLGAAVAFPLVYGLYSRRLTGPGALLSSLLGLAVGLAYFPDLRGVTTAIPVVGDLLPAADPLYLTSFAGAFLVSTGATLLAARLSDGAFDFDSLAETGGVPVTDGGTERDGEN; from the coding sequence GTGGTGACCACGGCCGTCGCGCTGGGACTGACCGTCTTCACGCTCGCGGCGTTCGCCGCGCTCGGCGTCTGGTACACGCGGGGGCGCGAGGGGTCGGCCGACGACTTCCTCACCGCTCGCGACTCCGTCGGCGAGGGTCGCCTGACCGCGACGCTCGTCGCCTCGGTGATGGGCGTCTGGATCCTCCTCTCCGCGCCGGAAGCGGGAGCGGGGTTCGGAATCGCCGCCGTCGTCGGTTACGCGGTCGGCGAGGCCGCGCCGATGCTCGCTTACTCCCGGCTCGGCCCACGCGTGCGCGAACTGCTCCCGAAGGGCCACTCGCTCACGGAGTACGCCCACGCCCGCTACGGATCGATGATGTACGGCTTCGTCCTCCTCGTCAGCGCGCTCTACATGTTCGTCTTCGTCGCTGCCGAACTGACTGGCATCGCCAGCGCCCTCTCACTGGTCGCGGGCGTCCCGCAGTGGCAGACGGCGACGCTCGTCGGCGGCTTCGTCCTGCTCTACACGAGTTACGGCGGCCTCCGGGCGACCATCGTCACCGATACGGTTCAGGCGGTCCTCGTCCTCCCGATTCTCGCGGTGGTCGTCGGCGTCGTCGTCCTCTCGCTCGGCGGTCCCGGCGCGGTGTATTCCGGCGTCGTCGAGACGAACCCGGCGCTCGTAGACGCGGGGTTCCTCCCCGGTCTCCAGTTCGGCCTCGGTCTCGCCTTCGCCATCCTCGGCGCGGAACTCGTCAACCAGACGTGGTGGCAGCGCATCTACGCCGGCCGCGACGGCGAGACGGTCGCCCGCGGCTTCCGCAACGCCACGCTGCTCAACAGCGCGCTCGTCTTCGTCGCCGCGGTCCTCGGGATCGTCGCCGTCGGCCACGCCGACGTGGTCACCGACGCGTCGAGCGCGGCGTACAACGCCGACGTCGCCTTCTTCGTCCTCGTCGAGAGCGTCTTCGGCGAATGGCTACTGCTCGGCGTCGTCCTGCTGGCGCTCCTGCTGGTGGTCAGCTCCGTCGACTCGCTGTTCTCGGCGCTCTCGAGCCTCGTCACCGCAGACCTCCCCCGACTGCTCGCAGAGCCCGACGACCGCACCCTCCGGCTGGGCGCGCGGGCGCTCACCGCCGTCGTCGCCGTCGCCGCGATCTACGTCAGCCTGCGCGCCCGGAGCGTCCTCCGCCTGTTCTTCTTCGCGGACCTGCTTGGGGCCGCCGTCGCCTTCCCGCTCGTCTACGGCCTCTACTCCCGGCGGCTCACCGGTCCCGGCGCGCTGCTATCGAGTCTCCTCGGGCTCGCCGTCGGATTGGCGTACTTCCCCGACCTTCGGGGCGTGACGACGGCGATTCCCGTCGTCGGCGACCTCCTTCCGGCCGCGGACCCGCTGTATCTCACGTCCTTCGCGGGAGCCTTCCTCGTCTCCACCGGCGCGACGCTGCTCGCGGCGCGACTTTCGGACGGTGCGTTCGACTTCGACAGCCTCGCCGAGACGGGCGGCGTGCCCGTGACCGACGGCGGGACCGAGCGCGACGGAGAGAACTGA
- a CDS encoding TenA family protein: protein MTGTDEIPAAVPATYGEYAVNHENPRFTDWLRARSEPSWTEATDHRFTRELRADELDDAVFRRYLVQDYAFLETLVGAFGHAVGDAPTMGAKSRLTDFLGTLTDEESDYFERSFDALGVDESAHDSPDLTPTTAAFRDLLLRATGRGGYAETLAVLVPAEWVYLAWATAADSDGDRPDRFYLAEWVDLHAVPAFEEFVGWLRAELDREGAAASERRQERLADLFRRTVELEVAFFDAAYVGTGEEDDGGSAATTDGGDRSW, encoded by the coding sequence GTGACGGGGACGGACGAGATCCCGGCGGCGGTGCCGGCCACCTACGGCGAGTACGCAGTGAACCACGAGAATCCGCGATTCACCGATTGGCTCAGAGCGCGCTCGGAGCCGTCGTGGACCGAGGCGACCGACCACCGGTTCACCCGCGAACTCCGCGCCGACGAACTCGACGACGCCGTCTTCCGCCGGTATCTCGTGCAGGACTACGCCTTCCTGGAGACGCTCGTCGGCGCGTTCGGCCACGCCGTCGGCGACGCGCCGACGATGGGCGCGAAGTCCCGTCTCACCGATTTTCTCGGGACGCTCACCGACGAGGAGAGCGACTACTTCGAGCGCTCCTTCGACGCGCTCGGCGTCGACGAATCGGCGCACGACAGTCCCGACCTGACGCCGACCACGGCGGCGTTCCGGGACCTGCTCCTGCGGGCGACCGGACGGGGCGGCTACGCCGAGACGCTGGCCGTCCTCGTCCCCGCCGAGTGGGTGTACCTCGCGTGGGCGACGGCCGCGGATAGCGACGGTGACCGCCCCGACCGGTTCTATCTCGCCGAATGGGTGGACCTCCACGCGGTTCCGGCCTTCGAGGAGTTCGTCGGCTGGCTCCGGGCGGAACTCGACCGGGAGGGCGCGGCCGCGAGCGAGCGCCGGCAGGAGAGGCTCGCTGACCTGTTCCGTCGAACTGTCGAACTGGAAGTCGCCTTCTTCGACGCGGCCTACGTGGGAACGGGCGAGGAAGACGACGGCGGGAGCGCGGCGACGACCGACGGTGGTGACCGCTCGTGGTGA
- the tenA gene encoding thiaminase II, with product MSFTGELADIGEPVWDAIVAHPMVEQLGEGTLDGAPFRYWVRQDYVYLVEYARVFALGAANAPDLERMGTFAELLDSTINTEMELHREYAAEFGISEADLEATDPSPTTRGYTDFLVRTAATGTFGDLAAALLPCMWGFNETARRLDERGRPDHERYAAWIEMYAGEEFTELTEWCKGLMDDVAAESTESERERYREVFETSARYEYRFWDAAWREEEWSV from the coding sequence ATGAGCTTCACCGGCGAACTGGCCGATATCGGCGAGCCCGTTTGGGACGCCATCGTCGCCCACCCGATGGTCGAACAGTTGGGCGAGGGAACGTTAGACGGAGCCCCGTTCCGCTACTGGGTCCGGCAGGACTACGTCTACCTCGTCGAGTACGCGCGCGTGTTCGCGCTGGGCGCGGCCAACGCCCCGGACCTGGAACGGATGGGAACCTTCGCCGAACTGCTCGACTCGACCATCAATACGGAGATGGAGCTCCACCGGGAGTACGCCGCCGAGTTCGGTATCTCGGAAGCGGACCTCGAAGCGACCGACCCATCGCCGACGACGCGGGGATACACGGACTTCCTCGTCCGCACCGCCGCGACCGGCACGTTCGGCGACCTCGCGGCGGCGCTCCTGCCCTGTATGTGGGGGTTCAACGAGACGGCGCGCCGACTGGACGAGCGCGGCCGCCCGGACCACGAGCGGTACGCCGCGTGGATCGAGATGTACGCCGGCGAGGAGTTCACCGAGCTCACGGAGTGGTGTAAGGGCCTGATGGACGACGTGGCCGCCGAGTCGACCGAATCCGAACGCGAGCGCTACCGCGAGGTCTTCGAGACGTCGGCCCGCTACGAGTACCGCTTCTGGGACGCCGCCTGGCGCGAGGAGGAGTGGTCGGTGTGA